GTGTGTACATACGTGTGAGGATCAGGAAATGCTGGCAACCATGTCGGGATATGCTTACCAGGGGGTGTTTCACTCATTTGTACAAAACTAGGTATCAATCTCCTACTCCTAATTGTTGGAAACCGCGGCAGTGGCTGTGCATAAGGAATTTCATCAGATGACCACACAAACTCAGTTACTTCCTTCATGATTCCAGAACTCACAAGACAACTGCCCCCAGAAGATCCAGCAGGAAAACCTTGAGTAAATTTCAAATCCTCCAGACCCTGAATAACATCAAAAAGATTGCACTCCGTTCTACCAGCTAAATTCGCATTGAACCTCGCAGCTTTGCCTTGGTCACGGAGGTACCGGATTGTGATATCGGCAAGCGCGTCCAGTGCAGACTCCTTGAACCCCTGAAACCCAACGCTCTGACATATCTGCGCCACTGCAACCTTGGATACTGCGCGCCCAAACTCATCGGCTCCACTTCTTTGAAACTCAACAGGCGCTTCTCGTGAAATCTCCTCATCCCCATTGCTCATATTCAAAACTCGAAataaatttagggtttttcACAGCCCCTCCATCGTTCACCCCATGATTCTTCAACAGCCGCTAAAATTCTCCAATGAAATTACCTCACCGCACATCAACAGGCATAAATTTTTTCTTCTGGACTCTTATCCCGTTCACTACAGCCTTTCCCGGCAACACAAACGGTCAAAACCCTAGAGCTCTATAAGAAATTGAATCAAAATCTTCCAAAGAACGAAAGCAAGTGTTTGAATCGGGAGAAATAATGGATAGCTTTCCACAAAACAGTAACAAAATTTACAAAACAATTTGACCGTTGCTCAGACAAAATCAAACACGggaattaaaagagaaaaataaaagatagatCAACTAGTACGGGCTCGGAGGGCGTTTGTGGGTTACTGAGGTTGTTTGTGTCAGTTAGGGCTGTGGAGGGAAAATTCAGCAATAGAAAAACCCTTGGAGGAGATTGGGATCGAGAGAGGGAACGAAGGATGCGAGTGATGAAGTAGAATCAGGCGGCTTATTATAGAGCTTCGACACTGGAAAACTCTGTCCCAGTGAAGCCTCGAGTACCGCGGGATCCATTACTCGCCAGATTATCTAAGGGACTGGGCTTCACATCACAATGGGCTTTCTAGAACTCGGACTGGATACTACAATGGGCCTGCCTTGTCCAGTGGACTCTtcactttgaaaaaaaaaaaaaaaaaaaaaagggcagcTATGAGGGGATAAGATTAAGAGGCGTCGCATCGAGACCTGGTGGTACGCAGCGGACAACGCGACGAGAGGAAGAAGCGAGAAATGGAGAAGTACTTCGGAAACGCGTACAGAGGAGACCCAGGAGTGCCGCACGCCGACGCAGACCGTTTCGTCAACATATGGGTCGGTTCAGCTCTCTTCTGTGCCTTTACCTGGAACAGCCCTTACATGTGGCAGCTCACTAATCAATTCAAGTATTCTCTTGCAATTCCCTCTTTTTTACTTTCTGGTTTTACTCTAATGTTGTAAATTTGGCTCCTTTTCTTATGGATTAGGGTTCTTACGTTTCAGTTCAGCTTTATGTGTGCAATTTGTTTATGCATTTTTCGGTGTTTATGCTTTACTATTGTATCTGTTAAATTCATGCGATACATGTACGAATCGAGTCACCTGTATAGTTTTCACATTTTCCCAGCTATGTCTTTGAGGTCCTATGCTGCTTTAACTTAACCATTGCTTTTGGAATTTCGGAGTGATATCTGGTAGTTTACAGCTGTGGTGTAGAGTATGGATTTCATGTGTTCAAGTAATAAAACAAATGTGTAGTATTAAGAttttttcaaataattaaaCCCGCCCATACCCATTCCCATTGCCTAAGCTGTTGGGATAGATTGGTTGATTAATAAGGTCTAAtatgttcaaaaaaaatttggattaTAAGTATGGATTTTATAGCTAGTTAACATGGTCTAGTATGGATTTAGTGTACCTAGTTAAGATGGTCGACCAAACTGTTTTTTATGAATTCCACAGTAAGTCCAACTTCACTTTACTCGATAAATTACCATACCTAACAAATCGAGCTGAAGAAGTTGAACTTCATCTGGGATTTCATTTGTAGCATGATCCCATCCTTTGCTGGGAGGGcattgaaatttcaaagatggTAGTTTTAGACGTTTTCTGACTAAAGCATTATGCTCTATCAAAGAATACTTAATGAATATGTAACAGTGGACGTGAAAGGAGTAGTTCTTTTAAAATAGTGGCAGAGATATTATTAACTCTCTCTTAATACGTGTATCTGCCTACACATTTAAGAAACATGAAACGGGTCTTATTTTCTTTGACAGACTTTTAACCTATGGGTTCTCTCTCTCCTGCTTGTATAATTGTGCTTCTGGTGGGGTGCTTACGTTTTGATGTTTTACTTCAAGCCACTATGGTTGTtgttttgagtcttttgacCACTAGAGGCACTGCATAATTTGTACTTGTGGCGTAACTGTACTTCCTCTTACTTACGTTGGAAGCTGCGGATATGTATAAAATACTAAATCTAATAACGGATGATTTATTGAGATTGTTAATTTGTTACTTATAAGATGGAACTGAGAATAACTTAAAAGGAAAATACAAAGTGTTTGTTGGCTTAAGCATCTGTTCTGCATTGGGCTATATTAACTACAATTGCTATTAATTTTACAGATAATTAAGTTAAgaaactctctcttttttctatgAAATGATGCTTGTGCACTTAGTTTTCCCGTTATGTAGGAACAATTTTTTCTTACTTGTTCAAATCCTTCAATTTGTAGCTGGCACGACAGAGCTTTTCTGTTTGAGCAGTATCACTGGAAGAAAGCAATGGCGAAAAACCAGCCATACAAATTCCAGGTGATGACGAGTGCTTATGATTGTTTATTTGTATGCTCCTTACCATCTTCTTGAATGGAACATCTGTGTTCACATGATCTCTTACTGTTCTTTGCAGTGGAATAAGATGGACAAGGAGATCCGAGACTCGTACTATTTCAACGGGCCTGTCTTCTTTCCTTAAGCTATCTTTCTATCGTGGGCATAGTTTGAGAAAACTTCTCTGAACAATGTGTTCGTTAGCTAAGCAAAACATGCCCCCTCCCCCTGTTTTTCCACCTTTACTACTTCTTGTTGGTGGATTTACGATAAGTATCTTTAATTATTAGCTGGATTCATGTTTGTTACTAATAACGTGGTGTCTTCTATCTTTTTTCGTGTGCATTTCTGTCTGTACatgtgaaattgattgaaaAATGTGCAACAGAGAAATTTGGCTGATAGAactgttttcaaaacttttaaCAGTTTTGGTCAATTGGCTGCTAGTTTGCTATGTTTTGTGCAAAATTTCTGGACATGTTTGAAGTGAGTTGTGAAGCAAGGGGTCGCTTGAACCTGGTCCATGAGCCATTTACAATGTTTTGGGCAAATTTTCTAGACTTGTTTTCAGAACTCTACGCAGCAGAAGATTGAGATCAAATTTGTCAAATACAGAGGGGCTTCTAAAGACATTATGTGATTTGGTATTTGTGGGTAAGAGCtactttttttcttgaaatcttGCCTTAACGCAAAAGAAAACCCTTGTTGGCAAAATAATCGAGATGTGGTTCGGTTGATAATCAGATGATTGGATAAGATGTGTACAAGATTCGATTTcaattacaaatatatttttctgctgtatttcgaaaaagaaaaaactccaAGTTAATATGTCACACTTGCCTACCAAAACAACAAGCAGAAAGTACGTTAAATCAGGCTCTTTATGGGCCGACCTCGAACTTGTATTCTCTGAATGGGTAGAATATGGGCTTTGGGATCGCCCATTTTCTGGGTCCCTTAACGCGGAAATCCGTTATCCTATCCAACTAAACTCACCGTCACTTGAATGGCGTTTCTCCATCTCCCCTATTCATCTCTTGCTCTAGGAACAACCTCTTGTGGTGCTTATAAAGTACCCATCACCGCCTCGTCTCATCTTTCCCTGAAAAATTCCCCAGGAAATAATTCCAGTTACTGCAACAACTGGGTATCCCAATTTAGATCAAAATCGGTGAATTTTATTACTTCTGGGGCGCTAGCTCTTGGTTTATCTCTCACAGGCAAGTTCTCCTTTTTTCGCAATTTATTCTTAATTTGTGGTTTAGGCAATGCCGTCTGACTGACATGGATGAATATGTACTGGTGTAGCTGAATTTGTTGAtacttttttctttcatattctCAAATGGGTTAAACTTAATTTGTGATATGACGCATTGATTGTTTATtctatgttattttatttgttatgcACAACTACAACAATGCTCCCAGTTTAACATTCTCAGTGTTCAAGTTTTCTTTTGCACCATATAGGAAGGTTAAAGTAAGTAATAGAACTGAAATTTGTAGGAGTTGGATTTGCGGAGGCAAAACTTGGGGTTAACAAGCCAGAACTGCTTCCCAAAGAGTTCACTCCAGTCATTGATGTGGCAGGGTTCCTCTCTGATGGCCAGGTATAACTCAGTCACGGTTTATGATTAGGTCTAATGAGCTTAGTATCAGTCCGTCTTTCCTTTGTTATGCTGTTTTAAATGTAGCTATGGTATACACAATTTCTAGATGAATCCTATTTTGGTTGATCATTGTTAACATGGATATAGTCTATTTATTCGATGGTTACAAGAGTACAGCAGTTGGCTTGTCAAGTATCAATATAAGCTAAATTTTAAGCTCAATTATGAAGTAAATATTTTATTGCTGTAAGAATTTTGTCTTTTGATCTGCATTTAGTCTTTTTTTGGggacatcatcatcaccatggaGTCTCCTAGACACCTGTCATGTATCTTAGCAACGCACTTGTGACCGTAATTGGGGTAGTCTTCTTTTAGGGTAAATAGAAATaactcaattatttatttatttttttgatatataacTCAGTTGATTGTTACAATGATAAATACTATGGCTTAACCATGGAGGGGATCTTTTCAGCCAGGAGTGCTGTCAATTAAAACATACATTTTTGCAAATTTTCTTCCCGCTAATTGTGTTTAAGGTTCAGTATATTGAAATTATGTTTTATGGGAACCAAAACAGCTACAACATTTGTGTGCATCTTGCAAATGTGATGCTAggtatcttttcttctttttccagtGACTTCTGTTCTCTCTCGTTGATGTTTTAACTAAAAGATAACTAGCTCTGCTCAATCAAGTGAATCTTTGGTTTCAATTAACTCGATCTTGTAGTCTGGTTGGgcaaagtttttctttttcttggctcCTACGTATAATATTTCAAGATTGAAAATCGTTAGTTTCTCATGTATTCCTGACATTACTTCTCAATTGATGGGTGTCTTGCTGCAAAGTCCGCACGTTTCGCAGATATCTTGTATATAGTTTATGCATACATCACAAGACCTTGATGAGGAGTCCTGAACTATGTCATCGAGAAGCAAGACTGGCTTTTACACCTCATCTTTTGTAGCATAAGAACTCCCTCATTTACTGACAGAAAACTTCTAAGCTAATATGGAAGCTACATACACAATGTTTCTCTTCTGGTTTTTCAGATGCATGTgcgagtaacggtccactttcaaatAATGGGCTCGtaggatggaaaaaaaaaatcttaattgCTAATGTCTAAAGATGAATTTTCAGGAAAAGAGACTTGCCCAGGAGATATCCAATATAGAGAATGATACTGGATTTAAGCTAAGAGTTTTGGCCCAGAATTATCCTGAAACGCCAGGTATGATTTATATTTTGTTCTTGCTTCCCACAAATTGTTTTGTTGATCAATCAATAATTCTTTGTGGGTTAATGTCCATTGTTCAAGAGAGTAGCATTCATTGTTAAAAGCCAACTGATTATCGTTTTCCAAATGCAGGGTTAGCAATCAAAGATTTTTGGCAAGTGGATGATAGAACCATTGTATTCGTTGCTGATCCTAGCTTCGGTAAGGGATTGGACATATCATACCGTTTTATACACACCAGATATAGTTGATTCATATCCATGGACTTCTTTGAACAGGCAATATACTAAATTTTAATGTGGGAGCTTCGGTAGATCTTGACATCCCACGAAGCTTTTGGAGCCGTTTGGCTGGGAAGTACGGAAATATTTTTTACTGGAAAGAGAAGGTAAAGATCGCATGTTTTTGTAGATAATCATGTCTTGTGTATAAGTTTGTTCAGTATACTCCATAACTTAATGGGAATGGATTTTCGTATTATTCGTGGGTAAACAGGGAGAAGATGCATCTATCGAAGCTGCTGTAATGGCAATATCCAATTGCTTGAAAGAACCCGTTGGCTCGAATAATTGCTCTGAGATAAAGTAATTCTACAGGAGTTTACAGACAATGTTTTCTTCATTTATACTCTCTCACATTGTTGTAAATATTGCTGAGTTCTTGTTGCAAGACTTTCAAGTTAGGATTGTGGTTCAAGGTGTATTCTTCATGATTCTGTAATTGATTATAGTCTTACATATGTTCAACTGATGTTTTACTGAATTAAGATTGATTGACTGGTAGATAAAAATTCTGTGTGGGTTTATTCATTCGTGGACCATTCTTTCTGTATTGGAAGAGCAGTATAATTTCACACTGGAAAGTAGAAACTAGAAACTACTGCGagtattgtattgtattggCCAAAAATTGTCCTTATGTATATCTAAACCAAGAGGCCCATTGAAGCCCGATCGACCAAGAGTCAACCAATAGGTCCATTGAAACCCGGTCTAAATACAGCCCATGAGAGCCAAAGCTCAGCAAGCCTTTCTATTACATAGAGGCTCAAAGCCCACGGTTAGGAAGCTCCCTCAAGGATCCTTGGGCCCAATCAAAGGTTAAGGCCCATCCGTACAATCGGCATGAGCAAGTCACGTGATCTGGGACACTATAAATACATGAGGACCCCTCCTCATTAACTCTCTCAACTACTTGATACATCTCTCTCCGTCTCTCTTTAAAACCATTTCACTGCTCTCACTATAAATTATCCTCAACGTCAACTGACTTGACCTTTGGAACTTCTCTGACGGACACCACACCGGTGTCAAAGCTTCACGTTCGACCTCTAATATAATCTTGTAGGTTGTTGAAGGTCTCGATCGATTTTATAAGTAGATTGTAGACTTTTGGGTGTACAAATACAAAACAGGTTGTGCTTGTAAACTAGTTGGCATGGCATCTTTTCACAACCAAACATGAGAAcgtagttttattttttttaccaatatgAACAAAATGCTCTACTTACAGACTTACAGTAGCATATTGTCACTAAAGTGTAAAACCTAAACTAATTTTAAATGCGTAAAATTAGTACACATGTGAGAATTCATCATGAAACAAAACCGTAAATGTGTAAAAAGTGAAGGCAAATATTTAAGAACGTTGCTCTAAAATTTGAACTTTCACATTGTGGAGGAGTAGAAAGTCTGAGAACCGTTAGACGAACTAGCAATTTTGGCTGAAAATGTAGaccaatttatttattaatgtttgatttttgtgatatgtgtgaaaatatgtatatatatttatttaaaaaatatgaaaatccaGAGGCACGGCCCCCCATGAGCCCACCGTATCAATGAATGAATCAATGGCGTGCAAATTCAAACTCCAACACAAAACTCATGTATACATGACGTGGACTAGGACCCACGAAGTAATTTTCAAGTCTGGTGGTTGGCCATTGGCCAAGGCTAATTCATTacccaccaccatcaccattgctCCCCTAAAACCAAACCCTTTTCAAACTCATAAACAAAAAACACCATTCATCATGCATGCATGCTTCATGACCATCATCACCCATAACATGCATGACCATACATCATGATACATGTCCGGTCCTGAGACTCATGACTAATTGACTATTATGTATACGCGTGGGGCACCATTATGTGAGAGTCATAGTCAGAGCTGAGTCAGACGGTGGGGTCCTCATTGATGATGACTCACCTTCCTCCCTCTTAActttttgtatatatacatgctGACAAATCCCATTCTGTCTTAAACATGATTATCTTTAGTTTTGTAATTAGTGTTATTGACAAATGGATCAAGGTTTGTATCATGCCATTCTGGCTGCCTATATATCTACCTAGTCTTCTTCATTAATCTTGAAGCTCTAGAACAATAATTTTGTCATTATTTGATGACCATGGTACCTAACATTTTAGGTGGTTAATTACTATTTATTACTATATAATATTGTCTTGGTGTTAGCAAGTGGACTATATATTCTTACTGCCACGTGAGCATTACTAAAATTCAAAACCTTTACAcgtaaaaagtaaaataatgaCTCATCACGAATTGACAGAATAACAGATGTAATCTGAATCTTCAATTTAAGTCCTAATTAACTATGTATgaattaaataatatttcttatttaattgtattattttttatgattattataTGTTTATGATTTTATTCCCCCATAAAACAATAATTATAAACAAAATCATGGGCAGCCCTAGACGTCCGTCATCCAGGGTCCCATATTTTAAATTAAGAATGCCCCTTTTTCGAGTTCACCGATGGCTCCCGAAATCTCATATACGCCACTAAACAAAATTGATTCATTTTACATTCAAGCAATATACGTTTTTGAATTTTCCCAAATATGTTGCTAAATGCATGAAATGCTTATGATATTaagtaaataattaataaagatAAAAGTCTTATTAAAGTTTCGACAAGGGAAGGAACTAATTAATTAGCTAGTGTATAATACCAATTTATACACTAGCGTACACAAAGAGAAATCGTGTATAATACCAATTTATGTGTTCCatattcttcctttttttctttgtcgTCTGGGTTGATTTCTCTCCAAATTTGTTTTGGTGCTTTATGATCACTTCAAAAATTAAGTTAACTGGtttttaaaatcaataaattggtAACCGAGAATGATGTGGTATAAATTTATCTTTCGGACATCCAATATGAATCTACACGTGGGCCGTCAAGCCCGCATGCATAAAAGTTTATCACACCTAACGAGAAGGTAAATTTAACCAAAGCCTAGCGCGCCGCAAGGATATTGCTTTCCGTTGGAATCGAACTTAGGATTTTCGTGTCCATACAGTTTGGTTTAAGAGAGATTCATCATTAGGTCATCACCCAAGTGGTTTTAAAATCAACAGGTACTGAAAGCGCCATTGTAACTATATTTATAAGCTTAATTGACAAATCATTAATTATGAATGATGAAATAAACTGTGACAGATTCTTAATTGGTATATTCTATTAGGGGGTTCTTTTAGGGTAAGGGGAATATTCTATTAGGTTGACTGTTAGGTAAGGTAGCATAGAGGCCCATtactaaaaaaatatagaaaatttaTGGCCCATAATATACATGTATGTTGTCATCAGTGAtaattaattactaatttatatataaaacccCCCAAATAAACCTGTGGCTGAGTTTTGTTAGGTGGCGTTGAAACAACACTAATTTTGCGAGTCACTTATCTGTGTacgtatatatacatttattaacCAGTAGGTTCTAGTGATTGTCGGTTAGATGAAATATCGATGGAGAGTGCATGCAGGATGTCATCATCATTTGCAGCAAAAGAATGCATAACAAGTATTAATGTAATATGTTTTGTCGGTGTAATCAGGTCTTTATATGTAATCCATTTTTATAGCGGCTTGAGTGTTTATGAATCTCAAATTCTTTGACCTAAGTTTATTGGGTAAATGAATACAATTCCATCCGTGTCCTGCGATTATACTGTTCTTCAAACCAAACCAAGTGTGAACAAATGCACGCGATAAAGTTGTGAGAATATTCTTGGTTTTCATTGGTTAATTTTCTCATTAATAAAGCTGTgagttaacaaaaaaaaaaaaaaagaaagtaaaatgaatctcttctctctctgttttttctttttgaaaattgtGGAGGATAAAAATTATCTTGCCCTTgtggatataaaaaaaatttacttggaCTTTGAGAGCAACTTCACTTCAttttatatatgtacatatataaacCAGATTGAGTAGGAACTGGAACATGGAGCAGAATTATTTGCCGCATACGATGTTTTGATTTTAAAGTCTTAGTAAATTATTGAGAAGCTAATCACcatgagaatgacatatatatatatatatttttgtaccAATTAAAGACCATGATTATGATGTGTGACAaggatggatatatatatatatatagtgaaaaAATGAATGCATGATGATGCATGCAaataggtgtatatatatagtaaacaTTTGTCTGTTTCGAAACAAATTTTAGGTCTAAACACAGACGTAACCCCTGGCGTCACAATGCACTTTCCATAGCGTGTGTTGATCTTCTTTCAGATCATGCGTACCTATCAATCCAAATTTGCATTGACTCTagaccttttctttcttttccttttttcaattcacgtttttgtgattGTCTGAGAAAAGGCCGCCAGCCTACTTttgaacactttttttttttatagagacAAGAAACACCAATTACAAACCACACCATGTCAGACCAAAATAATGATCTGGGGAATCGAACCCACTATACAATCAATATTGCAACTCTGGAAGTCGGTGACTGGGAATGCTACCTGAAAGTCTCAAGGTAGCGGCCCATTTGGCGAAGACATCCGCCCAAATATTTTGATGTCTGCTAACCTTTGAAACAGACCAGCTCTTAAGCTTGTCTAGCTGATTGCGAGTCCCCTCTATTAGATTTTCAATAGCCCAAAGAGAAACCAAATCCGGTTGAGCAACCGCATTAACAACAATCAAAGCATCCCCTTCGAATTGCACCTCCTGCAACCTGAGATCTAGACACCGTTGGACACCCAATCTCAAGGCCAAAGCCTCACCAACAGCTGGATCTACCCGGACAGCACAAGAAACTGAAGCAAAAATGATATCCCCACCTGAAGACCGAGCAATGGCAACTGAAGCAGTGAGGTTGTGACCCATAGCTGTATCAAAATTTACCTTGATCCAATTCAAAGGAGGTGGAACCCAATTTGGATGAATAATATTTTGAACGTAGCGAGAAATCCTCCAAGCTTGGCAATGTTGATTATGAACATGCTGAATTTGAGCTACCAACAGGTTAATTGATCTCACTGGAGTCCCATGAAGAACATCATTTCTATACCTCAAAGTATGGTCAAAAGTCACCAAAGCCAACAATTGAAAAGCTTGACAATCCTCTCTAGAAATACCAATCAGATGGGGATTAATCAACACCTTGACCCAATCCGCCCTTCCTCCATGAACCAAGGTAGGCACATTCGTGATCCATCTAGAATTGCTCCACACCAAGAGAGAAATCGAGCATCCAAACATGAGGTGATCCAAAGTTTCCCTTTCAAAATTACAAATAGGACAAAGCTGTTGTTCCTCTGGAATATACAAAATACCCGACAATCGAGCCCTAGTAGGCAGAATTTTCCACAATAACAGATGAAATCTAGCATGAACCTTCATCTTCCATAGTTGCTTCCAATAGATATCAGAAGGCGACTCCAAATTCATTGGAATAGTGGCATTTGCATTTAACATATGATGTGCCACTTTTACTGAATATACTCCAGTATCATTAATATGCCAAATCCACCTATCCTCACCCAAGCTTTCTAATAAATGAATTTGAATAATATTATCAGCTGTTTCTTGCATGAATAGCCTCTGAATCAATGGAATATTCCATCTTCTAGGATTAAAAAGCATTAAAGAGTCCACTGTGGAATCATCTCTCATAATGGAACTATTTTGTCGGGCAATTGGTTTATAACCAATCTGGGAAGGAATCC
The window above is part of the Tripterygium wilfordii isolate XIE 37 chromosome 3, ASM1340144v1, whole genome shotgun sequence genome. Proteins encoded here:
- the LOC119992043 gene encoding uncharacterized protein LOC119992043 codes for the protein MEKYFGNAYRGDPGVPHADADRFVNIWVGSALFCAFTWNSPYMWQLTNQFNWHDRAFLFEQYHWKKAMAKNQPYKFQWNKMDKEIRDSYYFNGPVFFP
- the LOC119992036 gene encoding thylakoid lumenal 15.0 kDa protein 2, chloroplastic, coding for MAFLHLPYSSLALGTTSCGAYKVPITASSHLSLKNSPGNNSSYCNNWVSQFRSKSVNFITSGALALGLSLTGVGFAEAKLGVNKPELLPKEFTPVIDVAGFLSDGQEKRLAQEISNIENDTGFKLRVLAQNYPETPGLAIKDFWQVDDRTIVFVADPSFGNILNFNVGASVDLDIPRSFWSRLAGKYGNIFYWKEKGEDASIEAAVMAISNCLKEPVGSNNCSEIK